A genome region from Desulfobulbaceae bacterium includes the following:
- the xseA gene encoding exodeoxyribonuclease VII large subunit, which translates to MTTLFGSFSGPRSANSIQSVTEINRSIKLILENGFSFISVRGEVSNIRKPYSGHLYFTLKDESSQLQAVLFKTQQRYLSKELANGDKIICRGRISVYEPRGEYQITVDSIEFSGEGELQLAFEQLKKKLDAEGLFSSEHKKKIPFLPRAIALITSPTSAAVHDFLKISGSRFASLPIEIYPVRVQGNEAAQEIISAVQQANNRGVADVIV; encoded by the coding sequence ATGACGACACTCTTTGGTTCATTTTCCGGCCCGCGGTCTGCCAACAGCATTCAATCAGTTACGGAAATCAACCGTTCAATAAAACTAATTTTAGAAAACGGCTTTTCGTTTATCTCAGTGCGCGGCGAGGTTTCCAACATTCGTAAACCCTATTCCGGGCACCTTTATTTTACCCTCAAAGACGAATCCTCCCAGCTTCAGGCTGTCCTGTTCAAAACTCAGCAACGCTATCTATCGAAAGAGCTTGCCAATGGCGATAAAATTATCTGCCGGGGCCGCATTTCAGTCTACGAACCCCGAGGTGAGTACCAAATCACTGTCGACTCTATCGAATTTTCCGGCGAAGGTGAGTTGCAGCTTGCCTTTGAACAGCTCAAAAAGAAGCTTGATGCCGAGGGTCTTTTTAGCTCGGAACATAAAAAGAAAATTCCATTTTTGCCTCGGGCAATTGCCTTAATAACCTCCCCCACAAGTGCAGCAGTACATGATTTTTTGAAAATTTCAGGATCCAGGTTCGCCTCTCTGCCCATAGAAATTTACCCAGTGCGTGTACAAGGAAATGAGGCAGCCCAGGAGATAATTTCTGCTGTCCAGCAAGCCAACAATCGAGGTGTCGCAGACGTTATTGTTA
- a CDS encoding tetratricopeptide repeat protein has product MAKSDVFNKKHEDTLAHDKRAILEEMNLPPALITFIRSNSKNIKIVIAVLFVGLLAWEGFAKYSSVQREKSSTMLYDAISADDTAVQAEQLKELADKYASSGSAVWAQVELGHLALKDGKYQEAAGFYASALDNLSSKNPLYPLVQFSLAQAYENLADTVKAKQIYKELIEIPGFASEGHLGLGRIAEEAGDFKQALTQYQGYVNLPDVGPGPTKDWVEGRISQLKGVQ; this is encoded by the coding sequence ATGGCTAAATCAGATGTTTTTAATAAGAAACACGAAGATACCCTGGCGCATGATAAACGAGCGATTCTTGAAGAGATGAATCTGCCGCCTGCTTTAATTACTTTTATTCGAAGTAACTCTAAAAACATTAAGATTGTGATTGCTGTTTTGTTTGTTGGTCTTCTGGCCTGGGAGGGTTTTGCCAAGTACAGTTCTGTGCAGCGCGAAAAATCTTCGACAATGCTTTACGATGCTATTTCGGCTGATGATACTGCGGTTCAGGCCGAGCAGCTTAAAGAGCTTGCCGACAAGTATGCAAGCTCCGGAAGCGCCGTTTGGGCACAGGTTGAATTGGGGCACTTAGCCCTTAAAGATGGAAAGTATCAAGAGGCCGCCGGCTTTTATGCATCAGCTTTAGACAACCTTTCCTCGAAAAATCCGTTGTATCCTCTTGTGCAATTCAGTTTAGCGCAAGCCTATGAGAACCTTGCCGATACTGTGAAGGCAAAACAAATCTATAAGGAACTTATTGAGATACCTGGATTCGCTTCCGAGGGCCATTTAGGTCTCGGTCGGATAGCTGAGGAGGCGGGGGACTTTAAGCAGGCCTTAACACAGTATCAGGGGTATGTTAATCTGCCGGATGTGGGCCCTGGTCCAACAAAAGATTGGGTAGAAGGTCGTATATCTCAACTCAAAGGGGTTCAGTGA
- a CDS encoding pantoate--beta-alanine ligase: MEVITTPKEMTAWSNRQISANKTIALVPTMGCFHEGHLALMREAASRADRVVTSLFVNPLQFGPNEDFDAYPRTFNEDREGAQASGVHVLFAPERSTLYPEGFSCNLVVGDLTKNLCGGSRPGHFDGVTTVVGKLFNIVKPQVAVFGQKDFQQLAVIRKMVTEMNWDVTLIGHPIVREPDGLAMSSRNKYLNPGERMSALCLSAALEAARSSVAQGERDAEVIIEKAVECINAVKFTEIDYISVVNDLTLIEQKQVCSSSVMALAVRVGKTRLIDNGYLVAIPVRSIYET, translated from the coding sequence ATGGAAGTTATTACTACCCCTAAGGAGATGACTGCCTGGTCAAACAGGCAGATTTCCGCCAACAAGACTATTGCTCTTGTACCTACTATGGGTTGTTTTCATGAGGGTCACTTGGCCCTTATGCGAGAGGCAGCCAGTCGTGCCGATCGGGTCGTAACAAGTTTGTTTGTGAATCCGCTTCAGTTTGGTCCAAACGAAGATTTTGACGCATACCCGCGAACCTTTAATGAGGACAGGGAAGGGGCTCAGGCGAGTGGTGTCCATGTTCTTTTTGCCCCCGAAAGATCGACGCTTTACCCGGAAGGTTTTAGCTGTAACCTTGTGGTTGGGGACCTGACCAAGAATCTTTGTGGCGGTTCTCGCCCCGGTCATTTCGATGGGGTGACAACTGTCGTGGGTAAGCTGTTTAATATTGTTAAGCCCCAGGTGGCTGTATTTGGCCAAAAAGATTTTCAGCAGCTGGCGGTGATCAGAAAGATGGTAACGGAGATGAATTGGGATGTTACTCTTATTGGTCACCCGATTGTTCGTGAGCCAGACGGTTTGGCGATGAGTTCCCGTAATAAATATCTGAATCCTGGTGAACGGATGTCGGCCTTGTGCCTTTCTGCGGCCCTAGAGGCTGCACGGAGTTCAGTTGCACAAGGGGAAAGGGATGCTGAAGTTATTATTGAAAAGGCAGTTGAATGTATTAATGCAGTAAAGTTTACTGAAATTGATTATATATCGGTAGTTAATGATTTAACCCTTATCGAGCAGAAACAAGTCTGTTCCAGCTCGGTAATGGCTCTGGCGGTGAGAGTTGGAAAGACCCGATTGATTGACAACGGGTATCTGGTGGCTATACCTGTGAGGAGTATTTATGAAACGTGA
- a CDS encoding aspartate 1-decarboxylase, with translation MKRDMLKSKIHRATVTQSHLSYEGSLSVDRNLMDAVGLVAFEKIGVYNINNGERFETYVIEGERGSGIIGLNGAASRKGLVGDLVIIVSYAAFTDDELVNYKPQIVVLNQDNSIKAICEK, from the coding sequence ATGAAACGTGATATGCTAAAATCAAAAATTCATCGTGCCACGGTAACGCAGTCCCATCTCAGTTATGAGGGAAGTCTGTCGGTTGACCGGAATTTGATGGATGCTGTTGGTTTGGTGGCTTTTGAGAAAATTGGTGTATATAACATTAATAACGGTGAACGCTTCGAAACGTACGTTATTGAGGGTGAGCGCGGAAGTGGAATTATCGGGCTAAACGGTGCCGCATCTCGTAAGGGCCTGGTTGGCGATTTGGTAATTATCGTGAGTTACGCAGCCTTTACCGATGATGAGCTGGTGAACTATAAACCGCAGATTGTTGTGCTCAATCAAGATAACAGCATCAAAGCTATCTGTGAAAAATAG